The window TCGCCCGACAACCCGGCGTTGACGACCTCCACGGCATAACCGTCCTTCACGCTCAGTCGCTGCAGGACGGCCGTGTAGGAGCTCTCCGGATCGAGGCCCAGTCCGGCGGTGAGCGACGTCCCCAGAAACAGGATGCGCGGCCGCAACGTTGTTTGTGTTGCGGCCCCGCCCGCGCGCGTGGTTGATTCAACGCTAACGGACGCGCTCGGCTTGCCGTTGTCCTTTGGGGCGCTGCACGCCAGCGCCGCCAGCAGCACCGCCGGCGCCAGCGCCCCCCTCCCTTTTCCGCCGATCAATCGCATGCTCGTTGCCCGTGACCTGACCAAGGAGTACCAGAGCGGCACGCAGACGCTTGCCGTCCTGAAAGATGTCTCGTTCTCCATCCCGCAGGGGGCCTTCGTGGCCATCGTCGGCCCCTCCGGGAGCGGCAAGACGACGCTGCTCGGCCTGCTCGCGGGACTTGACATCCCCAGCCGAGGGACGGTGGAGATTGACGGCGTCGGCCTGCACGAGCTGTCGGAGGACGCGAGAGCGCTGCTGCGCGGGCAGAAAGTTGGGTTCGTGTTTCAGAGCTTTCAACTGATCCCCACGCTGACCGCGCTGGAGAACGTGCAGGTGCCGCTCGAGCTGCGCGGCGAGGGCGGCGCGCCCGCCCGGGCCCGCGAACTCCTCGAGCGCGTGGGACTCGGCGACCGGCTCCATCACTTTCCGACGCAGCTCTCGGGCGGCGAGCAGCAGCGCGTGGCCAT of the Gemmatimonadaceae bacterium genome contains:
- a CDS encoding ABC transporter ATP-binding protein — protein: MLVARDLTKEYQSGTQTLAVLKDVSFSIPQGAFVAIVGPSGSGKTTLLGLLAGLDIPSRGTVEIDGVGLHELSEDARALLRGQKVGFVFQSFQLIPTLTALENVQVPLELRGEGGAPARARELLERVGLGDRLHHFPTQLSGGEQQRVAIARAFSTRPRILFADEPTGNLDGQTGARIVELLTALNREEGATVVLVTHEQDLASRAQRLIRLADGVVVEDRITAGTGTGTEGAAMAHGTEVGATASAASSATSVRDTGPGASA